One segment of Mycoplasma sp. E35C DNA contains the following:
- the glyA gene encoding serine hydroxymethyltransferase: MNKIIDLINHELQRQRDHIELIASENYVSMDVLKAAGSILTNKYAEGIPGKRYYGGCEFVDQIETIAIERLKQLFNAKHANVQAHSGSTANAAAYLAVLKPGDKVLAMGLNDGGHLTHGAKVNFSGKIYDFYHYNVDEKTQLLDYDAILKKAIEVKPKLIVCGASNYSRLIDFKKFREIADHVGALLMADVAHIAGLIVTGYHQNPVPYCDIVTSTTHKTLRGPRGGIILTDKEELIKKIDSAVFPGELGGPLEHIIAAKAIAFEEALQPEFKTYIKNVIDNNKAFCQAFLDKGYKVIANGTDNHLFTLDLYSKFKITGNLVENWLYDAGIVVNKNTIPYDVNTPTTPSGIRMGTAAMTTRKLNQDDFRLIADWIDQIIVSNGEISVINKVKSEVKNLLNKYPIYPDLKY, encoded by the coding sequence ATGAATAAGATTATTGATTTAATCAATCACGAATTACAAAGACAACGTGATCATATTGAACTAATTGCATCTGAAAACTATGTTTCAATGGATGTATTAAAAGCAGCTGGTTCAATTTTAACTAATAAATATGCTGAAGGAATTCCTGGTAAGCGTTATTATGGTGGTTGTGAGTTCGTTGATCAAATTGAAACAATCGCCATCGAACGTTTAAAACAATTGTTTAATGCTAAACATGCTAATGTTCAAGCTCATTCTGGATCAACAGCTAATGCTGCTGCTTATTTAGCTGTCTTAAAACCAGGTGATAAAGTTTTAGCAATGGGATTAAATGACGGTGGCCATTTAACTCATGGTGCTAAGGTGAATTTTTCGGGAAAAATTTATGATTTTTATCACTATAATGTTGATGAAAAAACCCAACTATTAGATTATGATGCAATTCTAAAAAAAGCAATTGAAGTCAAACCAAAATTAATTGTTTGTGGTGCATCTAATTATTCAAGATTAATTGATTTTAAAAAATTCAGAGAAATCGCTGATCACGTTGGTGCATTATTGATGGCTGATGTGGCTCATATTGCTGGATTAATTGTTACTGGTTATCACCAAAACCCCGTTCCTTATTGTGACATCGTAACTTCAACAACTCACAAAACATTAAGAGGACCTAGGGGTGGTATTATTCTTACAGATAAAGAAGAATTAATTAAAAAAATTGATAGCGCTGTCTTTCCTGGAGAATTAGGCGGTCCATTAGAACATATTATTGCAGCAAAAGCAATTGCTTTTGAAGAAGCATTACAACCAGAATTTAAGACATATATTAAGAATGTAATTGATAATAATAAAGCTTTTTGTCAGGCATTTCTTGATAAGGGTTATAAGGTGATTGCTAACGGAACTGATAACCATTTATTTACTTTGGATCTGTATTCTAAATTTAAGATCACAGGTAATCTTGTTGAAAACTGGTTATATGATGCTGGAATTGTTGTCAATAAAAATACGATCCCTTATGATGTCAATACACCAACAACACCAAGTGGAATTCGAATGGGCACAGCTGCGATGACAACAAGAAAATTAAATCAAGATGACTTTAGATTAATTGCTGATTGAATTGATCAAATTATTGTTTCTAATGGTGAAATTAGTGTTATTAATAAGGTTAAATCTGAAGTGAAAAACTTATTAAATAAATACCCAATTTATCCTGATTTAAAATACTAA
- the rplM gene encoding 50S ribosomal protein L13, whose translation MQKTTMQKPVVATKNRKWYLVDASGLVLGRLAVKAANLLRGKNKSDFTPNVDCGDYLIILNSDKVVLTGNKLDGEKWYRHSGYMGGIKSRTGREMVEHYSDQLLYDAIRRMLPKNRLAKDILRKLKVYKNDKHEHDAQQPTTLDWSK comes from the coding sequence ATGCAAAAAACAACAATGCAAAAGCCAGTTGTTGCAACTAAAAACCGTAAGTGATATTTAGTTGATGCATCAGGTTTAGTATTAGGAAGATTAGCTGTTAAAGCTGCTAACTTACTAAGAGGTAAAAACAAATCTGACTTCACACCTAATGTTGATTGCGGTGATTATTTAATTATTTTAAATAGTGATAAAGTTGTTTTGACTGGTAACAAATTAGACGGTGAAAAGTGATACCGTCACTCAGGTTACATGGGTGGAATTAAATCACGAACTGGTCGTGAAATGGTTGAACATTATTCTGATCAATTATTGTATGACGCTATTAGAAGAATGCTACCAAAAAACCGTTTAGCTAAAGATATTCTTCGTAAGTTAAAGGTTTATAAAAACGATAAACATGAGCACGATGCTCAACAACCTACTACATTGGACTGGAGTAAATAA
- the rpsI gene encoding 30S ribosomal protein S9 — protein MATTFKGLGRRKSSTAIVKLTPGSGNLIVNRRKAEEYFPNKIVIQDMRQPLEVTKTGDIYDINVVVSGGGFTGQAGAIRLAIARALVNMNPDLKKQLKQHKLVTRDARVKERKKFGLYGARRAPQFTKR, from the coding sequence ATGGCTACAACTTTTAAAGGATTAGGAAGAAGAAAATCTTCAACTGCTATTGTTAAATTAACTCCAGGTTCTGGTAATTTAATCGTTAATAGAAGAAAAGCAGAAGAATACTTCCCAAACAAAATCGTTATTCAAGATATGCGTCAACCATTAGAAGTTACTAAGACAGGTGATATCTATGATATCAATGTTGTAGTATCTGGTGGTGGATTTACTGGTCAAGCTGGTGCAATTAGATTAGCAATTGCAAGAGCGCTAGTAAATATGAATCCCGATCTTAAAAAACAATTAAAACAACACAAGTTAGTAACTCGTGATGCTCGTGTTAAAGAACGTAAGAAATTCGGTCTTTACGGTGCGAGAAGAGCGCCTCAATTTACTAAGCGTTAG